In a genomic window of Tripterygium wilfordii isolate XIE 37 chromosome 8, ASM1340144v1, whole genome shotgun sequence:
- the LOC120004625 gene encoding CASP-like protein 1F1, with amino-acid sequence MSSIGDKYPTMKTQKIQNGAQVCLRILTIATTLAATWLVFTDKQTIEIFGLKMDARYSYSPAFKFFAYANVIACVFSALSLLTFFIICRQGSKPNSHFFLFLHDLLMMAMVLAGCAAATAIGYVGQFGNSHIGWLAICDHFGKFCHKLICSIALSFVSVLSLLALTIMSAVRSRHIQA; translated from the exons ATGTCCAGCATTGGAGATAAGTACCCAACTATGAAAACCCAAAAGATACAAAATGGAGCTCAAGTTTGCCTCAGAATCTTAACGATCGCGACTACATTGGCTGCGACATGGTTGGTTTTCACTGATAAGCAAACCATTGAAATATTTGGCTTGAAAATGGACGCTCGATATAGCTATTCCCCTGCTTTCAA GTTCTTTGCTTATGCAAACGTCATTGCATGTGTGTTTTCTGCTCTGTCCTTGTTGACATTTTTCATTATTTGCCGTCAAGGATCAAAACCCAACTCGCATTTCTTCTTGTTCCTCCACGATCTG TTGATGATGGCGATGGTGCTGGCGGGATGTGCGGCGGCGACGGCGATAGGGTACGTTGGGCAGTTTGGGAATAGCCATATTGGATGGTTGGCCATATGCGATCACTTCGGCAAATTCTGTCATAAACTGATTTGCTCTATCGCGCTGTCTTTCGTCTCCGTTCTGTCCCTTCTGGCGCTTACTATTATGTCGGCAGTCAGGTCTAGACATATTCAGGCTTAG
- the LOC120003333 gene encoding ubiquitin-conjugating enzyme E2 27-like encodes MIDFARVQKELQECSKDIAGSGIRVNPKSDNLARLTGIIPGPIGTPYEGGTFQIDITLPDGYPFEPPKMQFATKVWHPNISSQSGAICLDILKDQWSPALTLKTALLSVQALLSAPQPDDPQDAVVAQQYLKDYQTFAGTARYWTETFAKASSLGVEEKVQKFVEMGFPEALARSTLEAVGGDENIALEKLCSG; translated from the exons ATGATAGACTTCGCTCGTGTGCAAAAAGAGCTTCAAGAGTGTAGCAAGGACATCGCGGGTTCTGGTATCAGAGTGAACCCTAAAAGTGACAATCTTGCTCGCTTGACTGGAATCATCCCCGGCCCCATTGGTACCCCGTACGAAGGCGGCACTTTTCAAATCGATATTACATTGCCAG ATGGGTATCCATTTGAGCCTCCAAAAATGCAGTTTGCCACTAAAGTCTG GCACCCCAATATTAGCAGTCAAAGTGGGGCAATTTGCCTGGATATCTTGAAGGACCAATGGAGTCCAGCTCTTACTTTGAAGACAGCACTTCTCTCTGTCCAAGCATTGCTCTCTGCTCCTCAACCCGATGATCCTCAAGATGCTGTTGTAGCACAACAG TATCTTAAAGACTATCAAACTTTCGCTGGCACAGCTCGGTATTGGACAGAAACCTTTGCTAAGGCTTCATCTCTTGGGGTAGAGGAAAAG GTACAGAAATTTGTGGAGATGGGTTTCCCTGAGGCTTTGGCAAGAAGTACATTGGAAGCCGTTGGCGGGGATGAGAATATAGCCCTTGAGAAGCTCTGCTCTGGTTAA
- the LOC120003947 gene encoding probable serine/threonine-protein kinase At1g54610, whose protein sequence is MGCVFGKPSDEGRPSPPRSRSLGESSITVAKEETRRQRQKTRKRTESSASVSAPEFRKHRPEYCLGTQQGWPSWLVAFAGDAISNWTPRRANTFEKLDKIGQGTYSNVYKARDLITGKIVALKKVRFDNLEPESVKFMAREILVLSRLNHPNVIKLEGLVTSRMSCSLYLVLEYMEHDLTGLAARQGIKFTEPEVKCYMKQLLSGLEHCHNRGVLHRDIKGSNLLIDNEGILKIADFGLATFFDPDRRQPMTSRVVTLWYRPPELLLGATCYGVDVDLWSAGCILAELLGGKPIMPGRTEVEQLHKIFKLCGSPSEEYWKKSKLPNATLFKPQQPYKRCIAETFKDFPPTSLPLIETLLSMDPDARGTATAALNSKFFATEPFACEPSSLPKYPPSKEIDVRLRDEDARRQKGLSGKANAVDGARRVRVRDRGGRAIPAPEANAEIPANLDRLRVMSQVNAKSKSEKFPPPHQDGAVGHRIEPSHKGPVSFEAPDTSFGSSIFDSNPSDSAKSAASVGGPSGRRKSNKEPHLAPSGKFIRTFNPSSIGLSMSLIFKGKSANFGSQNQGESIVV, encoded by the exons ATGGGCTGCGTCTTCGGAAAGCCGTCGGATGAAGGTCGTCCAAGCCCTCCTCGTAGCCGAAGTCTCGGTGAGTCATCCATCACCGTTGCGAAGGAGGAGACTAGGAGGCAGAGGCAAAAGACTAGGAAGAGGACCGAGTCTTCGGCGAGTGTTTCGGCACCGGAGTTCCGTAAGCATAGGCCGGAATACTGCCTGGGAACCCAGCAAGGCTGGCCATCGTGGCTCGTCGCCTTCGCCGGAGATGCGATTAGTAATTGGACACCCCGGCGAGCCAACACCTTTGAGAAACTCGATAAG ATTGGGCAAGGGACCTATAGCAATGTGTACAAAGCTAGAGATTTGATAACAGGGAAAATAGTTGCATTGAAGAAGGTTAGATTTGACAATTTGGAGCCAGAGAGCGTGAAGTTCATGGCCAGAGAGATTCTGGTTCTGAGCAGGCTCAATCATCCCAATGTGATTAAGCTCGAGGGTCTGGTTACTTCAAGAATGTCTTGTAGTCTTTACTTGGTTTTGGAGTACATGGAGCATGATCTTACTGGCCTTGCTGCTCGTCAAGGGATCAAGTTCACTGAGCCGGAG GTCAAATGCTATATGAAACAGTTGCTGTCTGGGCTTGAGCATTGCCACAACAGAGGTGTCTTGCACCGTGATATCAAGGGTTCCAATTTACTTATTGACAATGAAGGTATTCTAAAGATTGCTGATTTTGGCCTGGCTACTTTTTTTGATCCTGACCGAAGGCAACCAATGACCAGCCGAGTTGTTACCCTCTGGTACCGCCCCCCTGAACTTCTTCTTGGGGCTACTTGTTATGGTGTCGACGTTGACCTTTGGAGTGCTGGCTGCATTCTGGCTGAGTTACTTGGTGGGAAGCCAATAATGCCTGGAAGAACAGAG GTTGAACAATTGCACAAGATTTTTAAGTTATGTGGCTCACCATCCGAGGAATATTGGAAGAAATCCAAATTGCCAAATGCAACACTTTTTAAGCCACAGCAGCCATACAAGCGCTGCATTGCAGAAACCTTCAAAGATTTCCCACCTACTTCTTTACCTTTAATTGAAACTCTTCTTTCGATGGACCCTGATGCGCGAGGGACTGCCACAGCAGCTCTAAATAGCAAA TTCTTTGCCACTGAACCATTTGCGTGTGAGCCATCAAGTTTACCCAAGTATCCTCCCAGCAAAGAAATAGATGTAAGGTTGAGAGATGAAGACGCGAGAAG GCAAAAGGGTCTAAGTGGAAAGGCTAATGCAGTTGATGGTGCGAGACGAGTTAGAGTTCGTGACAGGGGTGGTCGTGCAATCCCAGCCCCAGAAGCGAACGCAGAGATTCCAGCGAACCTAGAT aGGTTGAGGGTCATGTCACAGGTAAATGCGAAAAGCAAAAGTGAGAAGTTTCCACCACCTCATCAGGATGGAGCAGTAGGACACCGGATTGAACCATCACATAAAGGCCCTGTATCATTTGAAGCACCTGATACTTCTTTTGGATCGTCAATTTTCGATTCTAACCCATCTGATTCTGCTAAAAGTGCAGCATCTGTTGGAGGCCCATCCGGTAGGAGGAAAAGCAATAAAGAACCCCATCTGGCTCCGTCTGGTAAGTTTATTCGCACATTTAATCCATCCTCGATCGGGCTATCAATGAGTTTGATATTCAAGGGCAAGTCTGCAAATTTTGGCAGCCAGAATCAGGGCGAAAGCATAGTAGTATGA
- the LOC120003946 gene encoding uncharacterized protein LOC120003946: MATPREHVEQIRKTKFSIGGEPNPVMEDLHQATKHLSAELYAKDVHFLMELIQNAEDNEYLEGVDPSLEFVLTSRDITGTGAPATLLIFNNERGFSSKNIESICSVGRSTKKGNRKRGYIGEKGIGFKSVFLITAQPYIFSNGYQIRFSENPCQHCGLGYIVPEWVEENPSLSDIKKVYGSGAAFPTTTLILPLKSDKVKPVKEQLSTVHPEVLLFLSKIKRLFVREDNEDPRLNTVCEIAITSETDFVKRKSIGAESYTIHLSAEENGDNLEKECSYYMWKQKFPVEEGLKVERRMDVEEWAITLAFPNQERLNRGLSSAGVYAFLPTEMVTNFPFIIQADFLLASSRETILLDDKWNQGILECVSSAFINAFTSLVKMTEDAPISSLPRMFEFLPVKSSSYSKLNAVRESIRARLVEESIVPSESYTRQKFFHKPTELGRLKPVFWNILGKARKQGVGLDNLSSHGCFILSSSFDKAEYDEVLSFLGVKPVDKEWYAKCIQSSNLILGVSEDIYLELLHFLADNWSEFSCSGIKNIPLLKYVGLDGNVSLCSISENIQSAQWNNGRMLCLSQRYCHATWLIDSNREFSCGANRFFMPNSFQEALLKRGNEEVLDWLVNQVKVAVVSVCSYAKVAADHLHNDRKIVVAYVHFLYHSRRKGYLSAQEVTDLCGTMPLVNNYGSVTKKRNGVLVPANGSKWAKFIGLNPWRAEDYIELGEDYLFRSTFAGEHTKSRQLMPFLETYVGASDIPLISPPNAVIPIVSSPLTTENAFLLLDWIHSLRYRGTSIPNRFLNCIKEGSWLKIRMNGSSGYKPPSESFQLAVSLGSVLQNGSVFVDIPLLDESFYGDEIYRYKEELRTIGVKFEYGEACQFIGKRLMSLAASSSLTRSNVLSILRFIRLLRGYSLPPDEFIKSIKEGRWLRTSQGDRSPVGSVLRCKEWETASQISSLPFIDRDYYGGEIIDFTVELQSLGVIVGFNQNYQLLVDCLKSSPFLVSLGPDAALLILQCIRHSSSPGKVIQALKDTKCLKTDLGYKRPDECFLIDTEWGSLLAVFSGFPVIDYRFYGSQILSYKVELKQIGAVVEFEDAAKAFARYFRQQASTSSISKENALSFLSCYRQLNETSHKLPSDLKNCIRDVKWLKTQFGFRTPGDCILYCSGWGSISPIARLPFIDSKYYGKEIYEFKKELEKMRVIVEVKDGLEFVFDGLRFPQDPCFITRVNVCSLLECIRMFLQEKNKSLPEALLKNVSKKWLKTYAGYRMPKECLLFDSEWAKHLRLADGPFIDVDFYGSDIVSYRRELSAIGVTVGVEEGCQLLAGHLGIHSEFSTIVRIYNFLRGCKWEPDADAARRIWVPDGTESGEWVSPGECVLHDKHGLFEGKLNVLEKHYGPELLLFFAKTFNVKSNPSVDDYCELWKDWESSGQQLSHAECCAFWGCVVKHRNAKTEETLVDSLSKLPAISGSDGAILVDKRDIFIADDLQLKDLFQDNSPQPIFVWYPQPSLPSLPRTKLFEVYRKIGVRTLSEAVQKEELSLVNDIILKPVNPADTLIKRGLIKVILGFLAAPPLNMEADERHAAVQCLLDLSVVECEEQVTVSYSVSLSSGDVVNVKARRMIRWDWESSMLLMQKMEKNNGQKNLIEYATNFSNVISEALLWDKEDHISALSELIKLAFLLDFNEEAMDFLMKSKNLQIFMEDVEFLGSAFPSD, encoded by the exons ATGGCGACGCCCAGGGAGCACGTTGAGCAaatcagaaaaacaaaattttcaatcgGTGGAGAACCTAATCCAGTAATGGAAGATCTTCACCAAGCAACGAAGCACCTCTCTGCTGAACTCTACGCTAAGGATGTCCATTTCTTGATGGAACTGATACAG AATGCAGAAGACAATGAGTACTTGGAGGGTGTGGATCCTTCACTTGAGTTTGTATTGACATCTCGTGACATAACGGGGACAGGGGCTCCTGCTACGTTGCTAATATTCAATAATGAGAGGGGTTTTTCATCTAAAAATATTGAATCCATCTGCAGTGTCGGAAGGTCCACAAAGAAAGGCAACAGAAAACGTGGTTATATTGGCGAGAAAG GAATTGGTTTTAAAAGTGTCTTTCTTATCACTGCTCAGCCTTACATTTTCAGTAATGGCTATCAAATTCGGTTCTCTGAGAATCCTTGCCAGCACTGTGGTCTAGGGTACATAGTTCCAGAATGGGTTGAGGAGAATCCATCTCTTTCTGACATAAAAAAAGTGTATGGTTCAGGTGCTGCCTTTCCAACCACAACATTGATTCTGCCTTTGAAGTCTGACAAGGTCAAACCCGTGAAGGAGCAGCTATCAACGGTTCACCCTGAAGTTCTGTTGTTCCTTTCCAAAATCAAGCGCCTTTTTGTCAGGGAAGATAATGAAGATCCGAGGCTGAACACTGTATGTGAAATTGCAATTACAAGTGAAACTGACTTTGTGAAGAGGAAGAGCATTGGTGCAGAATCCTACACCATCCATCTATCTGCAGAGGAAAATGGTGACAACTTGGAAAAAGAATGTAGCTACTATATGTGGAAGCAGAAATTTCCTGTCGAGGAAGGACTCAAAGTGGAAAGGAGAATGGACGTGGAGGAGTGGGCGATCACATTGGCTTTCCCTAATCAAGAGCGTCTCAATAGGGGACTGAGCTCTGCAGGAGTCTATGCATTTCTCCCAACAGAGATGGTTACGAACTTCCCTTTTATAATCCAAGCTGATTTTCTTTTGGCGTCATCAAGGGAGACAATACTCTTGGATGACAAATGGAACCAAGGAATTCTTGAGTGTGTTTCCTCTGCTTTTATCAACGCATTCACATCACTGGTGAAAATGACGGAAGATGCTCCAATATCCAGTTTGCCTAGAATGTTTGAGTTCTTGCCTGTAAAAAGCTCATCCTATTCGAAGTTGAATGCCGTGAGGGAGTCAATCAGGGCAAGGCTTGTTGAAGAAAGTATTGTTCCAAGCGAATCGTACACAAGACAGAAATTCTTCCATAAACCTACTGAATTGGGTAGACTAAAGCCCGTTTTCTGGAATATTTTGGGGAAGGCACGGAAGCAAGGAGTAGGCCTGGATAATCTCTCATCACATGGATGCTTTATACTTAGTTCATCGTTCGATAAGGCAGAATATGATGAAGTGCTCAGTTTCTTGGGTGTGAAGCCAGTCGACAAGGAATGGTATGCAAAGTGCATACAGAGTTCTAATCTTATACTGGGTGTGTCAGAGGATATATATCTTGAGTTGCTCCATTTTCTTGCTGATAATTGGTCTGAATTTTCCTGCTCTGGCATCAAGAATATCCCCCTTTTGAAGTATGTGGGTCTTGATGGGAACGTATCATTGTGCAGCATTAGTGAAAACATTCAATCTGCACAGTGGAACAACGGGAGAATGTTGTGCCTGTCACAACGGTATTGTCATGCAACCTGGCTGATCGATTCAAACAGGGAATTTTCTTGTGGGGCCAACCGTTTCTTCATGCCTAATAGCTTCCAGGAAGCTCTCTTAAAGCGTGGTAATGAGGAAGTGTTGGATTGGCTTGTTAACCAGGTGAAGGTTGCTGTTGTCAGTGTGTGTAGTTATGCCAAAGTCGCAGCTGATCATCTCCACAATGATCGAAAGATTGTTGTTGCCTATGTTCACTTTTTGTACCACTCGCGCCGTAAGGGTTACCTCTCAGCACAAGAGGTTACTGATTTATGTGGAACTATGCCTCTTGTAAATAACTATGGGTCTGTGACCAAAAAGAGGAATGGGGTTCTTGTCCCAGCTAATGGAAGCAAATGGGCGAAATTTATTGGCTTGAATCCTTGGAGAGCAGAAGACTATATCGAGTTAGGAGAAGATTACTTATTTCGAAGCACTTTTGCAGGCGAGCACACTAAGTCAAGACAGCTCATGCCGTTCCTAGAAACTTATGTTGGAGCTTCTGATATTCCACTCATATCTCCTCCGAATGCGGTGATTCCCATTGTTTCTTCACCACTTACCACAGAAAATGCATTCTTGCTGTTGGATTGGATTCATAGTCTGAGATATCGAGGGACTTCCATTCCAAATAGGTTCTTGAATTGCATAAAAGAAGGAAGCTGGCTGAAAATTCGAATGAATGGCTCTTCTGGTTACAAGCCTCCATCAGAGTCATTCCAACTTGCCGTGTCATTGGGGAGTGTTTTGCAGAATGGATCAGTATTCGTtgatattccattgcttgatgagaGTTTTTATGGTGATGAAATTTATCGGTACAAAGAGGAACTAAGAACAATTGGGGTTAAGTTTGAGTATGGAGAAGCATGCCAGTTCATCGGGAAGCGTCTTATGTCCTTAGCAGCTTCTTCTAGCTTAACTAGAAGCAATGTGCTTTCCATACTTAGATTTATCAGACTTCTGAGAGGATATTCTCTTCCGCCAGATGAATTTATCAAAAGCATTAAAGAAGGAAGATGGCTGCGAACATCTCAGGGTGACAGATCACCAGTTGGCTCTGTTTTGCGTTGTAAGGAATGGGAAACTGCATCACAAATTAGCAGCCTCCCATTCATTGATCGAGATTACTATGGTGGGGAAATCATTGATTTCACAGTGGAGCTCCAGTCGCTTGGTGTCATAGTTGGCTTTAACCAAAATTACCAGCTTCTTGTTGACTGCTTGAAATCATCTCCTTTCTTAGTTTCTCTGGGTCCTGATGCTGCTCTTTTGATTCTCCAATGCATTCGGCATTCAAGTTCACCGGGGAAGGTTATTCAAGCCCTTAAAGATACAAAATGCTTGAAGACTGATCTTGGATACAAGCGTCCGGATGAATGTTTCTTGATAGATACTGAATGGGGTTCCCTTCTAGCGGTTTTCAGTGGTTTTCCAGTCATTGATTATCGGTTTTATGGAAGCCAAATCTTATCGTACAAAGTCGAGCTGAAACAAATTGGCGCAGTGGTGGAATTTGAAGATGCAGCCAAGGCATTTGCCCGCTATTTCAGGCAGCAAGCATCGACGTCTtccatttcaaaagaaaatgctTTGTCATTCCTGTCGTGTTACAGGCAATTAAATGAAACTTCTCATAAACTTCCGTCAGATTTGAAGAACTGCATCCGTGATGTAAAGTGGTTGAAAACTCAGTTTGGCTTTCGGACTCCAGGGGATTGCATTCTATATTGTTCTGGCTGGGGATCAATTTCTCCCATTGCTCGGCTTCCTTTTATTGATAGCAAATATTACGGTAAGGAAATCTATGAATTTAAGAAAGAGCTGGAGAAAATGCGAGTGATTGTTGAAGTTAAGGATGGTTTGGAGTTTGTGTTTGATGGTCTAAGGTTTCCTCAGGATCCTTGCTTCATAACTCGAGTAAACGTGTGCTCGTTATTGGAATGCATTCGCATGTTCTTACAGGAAAAGAATAAGTCCTTACCGGAGGCTCTTCTGAAAAATGTTTCTAAAAAATGGTTAAAGACCTATGCTGGATATAGGATGCCTAAAGAGTGCTTATTGTTTGATTCTGAGTGGGCTAAACATTTGAGGTTGGCAGATGGACCATTTATTGATGTAGATTTCTATGGTTCTGATATTGTGTCCTACAGAAGGGAGCTCAGTGCAATAGGAGTTACCGTTGGAGTGGAAGAAGGATGCCAATTGCTTGCCGGCCACCTTGGTATTCATTCTGAATTTTCAACCATTGTTCGAATATATAATTTCTTGAGAGGATGCAAATGGGAACCTGATGCCGACGCTGCCAGAAGAATTTGGGTTCCAGATGGGACTGAGAGTGGGGAGTGGGTTAGTCCTGGAGAATGTGTCCTACATGACAAGCATGGTCTCTTTGAAGGGAAGTTGAATGTTCTGGAGAAACATTATGGCCCAGAATTACTGCTCTTCTTCGCCAAAACATTCAACGTAAAATCAAATCCGTCTGTTGATGATTATTGCGAACTCTGGAAGGACTGGGAAAGTTCGGGACAACAATTGTCACATGCTGAGTGTTGTGCATTCTGGGGTTGTGTTGTGAAACACAGAAATGCCAAGACAGAGGAAACTCTTGTTGATAGTTTGTCAAAGCTGCCTGCTATTTCAGGCTCGGATGGAGCCATACTAGTTGACAAACGTGACATTTTCATTGCAGATGATCTTCAGCTGAAAGATCTTTTCCAAGATAACTCTCCTCAGCCAATTTTTGTTTGGTATCCTCAGCCAAGTTTGCCTTCTTTGCCCCGGACAAAATTGTTTGAAGTATACAGGAAAATCGGGGTTCGCACACTCTCTGAAGCTGTACAGAAGGAAGAATTATCATTAGTGAATGACATCATACTGAAGCCGGTGAATCCGGCTGATACTTTGATCAAGAGAGGCCTGATCAAGGTCATTCTTGGCTTTCTGGCGGCTCCTCCTTTGAACATGGAAGCAGATGAGAGGCATGCAGCTGTCCAGTGCCTCCTCGATCTCTCAGTAGTGGAGTGCGAGGAACAGGTTACTGTGAGCTATAGTGTATCACTGTCTTCAGGAGATGTTGTAAATGTGAAAGCCAGGCGAATGATTCGGTGGGATTGGGAGAGTTCAATGCTTCTTATGCAGAAGATGGAGAAGAACAATGGACAGAAAAATCTCATTGAGTATGCTACAAATTTCTCTAATGTCATATCCGAGGCACTGTTATGGGATAAAGAAGATCATATCAGTGCACTATCTGAGTTGATCAAGTTGGCCTTCCTGCTTGATTTTAACGAAGAAGCAATGGACTTCCTTATGAAGTCGAAGAATCTGCAGATTTTCATGGAGGATGTTGAGTTCCTAGGTTCTGCCTTTCCTTCTGACTGA
- the LOC120004337 gene encoding mitochondrial import inner membrane translocase subunit TIM8-like encodes MDPNSLNSAEMQRFLNQEKERAMVNEMVAKLTSVCWDKCITSTPGSKFSSSESSCLSHCAQRYMDMSLMIMKRFQSMQ; translated from the exons ATGGATCCCAATTCCCTTAACTCAGCTGAGATGCAACGATTCCTCAAT caagaaaaagaaagagccaTGGTCAATGAGATGGTGGCAAAGCTTACAAGCGTATGCTGGGACAAGTGCATCACTAGTACACCAGGGAGCAAGTTCAGCTCCAGCGAATCATCATGTTTATCGCACTGTGCTCAGCGATACATGGATATGAGTCTCATGATCATGAAAAGATTTCAGTCCATGCAGTGA